In Deltaproteobacteria bacterium, the following are encoded in one genomic region:
- a CDS encoding hemerythrin domain-containing protein yields MRSITTRRRFLKGSSVLLAATAVGGPLTVLAQEKSQPDEEKKSANNTAEEVSPAEDLMREHGILDRVLLIYGEVLIRLHEGQTVPPEVLASGANLIRRFIEDYHEKLEEEYLFPRFEKAGKLVELVQVLRQQHQAGRRLTETIKNRTPAAMRKNVDDQKAVVEALHSFIRLYRPHAAREDTVLFPAFRSLVSSQEYDALGEAFEDKEHALFGDDGFEKIVAEVAKLEQTLGIYDLAQFTPQL; encoded by the coding sequence ATGCGAAGTATCACGACACGTAGACGGTTTCTCAAAGGAAGCAGTGTCCTGCTTGCCGCGACCGCTGTGGGAGGACCACTCACTGTGCTTGCACAGGAAAAGTCACAACCAGACGAGGAAAAGAAATCGGCGAACAACACGGCCGAAGAGGTGTCCCCGGCTGAGGATTTGATGCGCGAGCACGGCATTCTCGACCGAGTTCTGCTCATCTACGGTGAGGTGCTTATCCGGTTACACGAAGGGCAGACAGTTCCTCCCGAAGTGCTGGCGAGCGGAGCGAATCTCATTCGTCGCTTTATCGAGGACTACCACGAGAAACTGGAGGAGGAGTATCTGTTCCCCCGCTTCGAGAAGGCGGGGAAACTTGTTGAGTTGGTGCAGGTGCTGCGACAACAACATCAGGCGGGCCGCCGCTTGACCGAGACGATTAAAAATCGGACGCCAGCAGCGATGCGCAAAAACGTGGATGACCAAAAAGCGGTGGTCGAAGCCCTGCACAGTTTCATTCGCCTGTACCGGCCACACGCGGCGCGCGAAGATACGGTGCTGTTCCCCGCATTCCGCTCACTCGTCTCCTCTCAAGAATACGATGCCTTGGGGGAAGCGTTCGAGGACAAGGAACATGCGCTTTTCGGTGATGACGGCTTTGAAAAGATCGTGGCGGAGGTTGCGAAACTCGAACAAACGCTCGGTATTTACGACCTCGCGCAGTTCACGCCACAGCTCTGA
- the chrA gene encoding chromate efflux transporter, giving the protein MRETHEENRRMLSSTPAQASLRELAYLFLRLGTTAFGGPAARIAMMEDEVVRRRRWLSRETFLDLLGATNLIPGPNSTEMAIHIGHQRAGWAGLVVAGGCFILPAACITLAFAWAYVHLGSLPQAGGFLYGVKPVIIAVVVQALWRLGQSALKTIRLTVIALLAAAANFLGMNELIVPCGAGVITALVDHLTNDARTVPSVLSIVGLGAPLLVNGGGVANATAVTPFGLISLFLFFVKVGTILFGSGYVLLAFLRADLVDRWRWLTEAQLLDAIAVGQMTPGPVFTTATFIGYVLGGTTGAVVATGGIFLPAFLFVALSRPLIPRLRRSATAGAVLDGVNVASLALMAVVAWHLGRAAVVDGMTAVLALVSAVLLTRFRLNSAWLVLGGGLVGLSLRH; this is encoded by the coding sequence ATGCGTGAGACGCACGAAGAGAACAGACGGATGCTGAGTTCCACTCCCGCTCAAGCGTCGTTGCGGGAACTCGCCTACTTATTCCTGAGACTTGGGACGACGGCCTTTGGCGGTCCAGCGGCCCGCATCGCCATGATGGAGGATGAGGTTGTCCGCCGCCGTCGCTGGCTATCCCGTGAAACCTTCCTTGACTTGTTAGGCGCGACTAACCTGATCCCGGGGCCGAACTCGACAGAGATGGCCATTCATATCGGGCATCAACGGGCAGGCTGGGCAGGGTTGGTGGTCGCTGGAGGCTGTTTCATTCTTCCTGCCGCCTGTATCACGCTGGCCTTTGCGTGGGCCTATGTCCACCTCGGCTCATTACCGCAGGCGGGAGGTTTTCTATATGGTGTAAAACCAGTGATCATTGCAGTCGTTGTCCAGGCCTTGTGGCGGCTGGGGCAGAGTGCGCTGAAAACCATCCGGCTCACGGTGATCGCTCTGCTGGCGGCAGCGGCCAACTTCCTTGGCATGAATGAACTTATCGTCCCTTGTGGCGCCGGCGTGATAACGGCGCTGGTCGACCATCTGACGAATGACGCTCGTACGGTTCCCTCTGTCCTGAGTATCGTTGGTCTCGGCGCTCCGCTGCTGGTGAACGGAGGCGGAGTGGCCAACGCCACCGCAGTCACTCCGTTTGGCCTTATCTCCCTCTTTTTATTCTTCGTGAAAGTGGGCACCATTCTTTTTGGGAGTGGTTATGTGTTACTCGCCTTTCTTCGCGCTGACTTGGTAGATCGGTGGCGATGGCTCACCGAGGCGCAGTTACTTGATGCGATCGCGGTCGGTCAAATGACGCCCGGACCGGTCTTCACCACCGCCACCTTCATTGGGTACGTACTCGGTGGGACGACAGGAGCAGTGGTGGCAACAGGTGGGATTTTCTTGCCCGCATTTCTCTTTGTGGCGCTGAGTAGGCCGCTCATCCCGCGTCTGCGGCGCTCTGCAACGGCGGGGGCGGTTCTGGACGGGGTCAATGTCGCCTCTCTGGCTTTAATGGCCGTCGTCGCCTGGCATCTGGGTCGGGCAGCCGTGGTCGATGGGATGACCGCCGTCCTGGCTCTCGTGAGCGCCGTGCTCCTGACGCGCTTTCGCCTCAATTCCGCCTGGCTCGTCCTGGGTGGAGGGCTCGTTGGACTCAGCCTCAGGCACTGA
- a CDS encoding DoxX family protein, with protein sequence MAPFVGVCEIVYGVLVLIGLLTRLAAIPLIIDMLVALSTTKIPLLLKSGFWAMTHEARVDYALLLGLIFLFLVGAGAWSVDAPLASWAARRNA encoded by the coding sequence ATGGCGCCCTTTGTGGGCGTTTGTGAAATCGTCTACGGTGTTCTCGTTCTCATCGGGCTGCTCACGCGCTTAGCGGCTATTCCCCTCATCATTGATATGCTGGTTGCCCTCTCGACCACGAAAATTCCCCTACTCCTCAAAAGCGGGTTCTGGGCGATGACCCATGAGGCGCGCGTGGACTACGCCCTGCTCCTCGGTTTAATCTTCCTGTTCCTCGTCGGAGCTGGTGCGTGGTCCGTGGATGCACCCCTCGCTTCCTGGGCGGCGAGGCGGAATGCGTGA
- the msrP gene encoding protein-methionine-sulfoxide reductase catalytic subunit MsrP — translation MLGKAPSSSEITPEPLYLRRREFIRNALLFMATSTGVGGTLLWLMGGKRASEPKSSSANEGPPSLMIAGRSPYSIDEPPTPYRDITTYNNFYEFGLDKSDPATNAHTLKPRPWTVSIEGEVRNPLVVDVDQLLTWFPLEQRVYRMRCVEAWSMVIPWLGFPLGDLIKRVEPTSRAKYVSFTSLLDPEHMPGQRRRLLDWPYVEGLRIDEAVHPLTILAVGLYDKALPNQNGAPLRLVVPWKYGFKGTKSIVKIRLTEEQPPTTWNLAAPHEYGFYANVNPTVDHPRWSQATERRIGEFRRRPTLPFNGYAEQVASLYAGMNLQKFF, via the coding sequence ATGCTTGGCAAAGCTCCTTCTTCCTCCGAGATCACGCCGGAGCCGCTTTATCTGCGGCGCCGGGAGTTCATCCGCAACGCGCTCCTCTTCATGGCCACAAGCACCGGCGTGGGTGGGACGCTGCTCTGGTTGATGGGAGGGAAGCGAGCGAGCGAGCCGAAGTCGTCCTCTGCGAACGAGGGTCCACCCTCGCTCATGATCGCAGGCCGCAGTCCCTATAGCATCGACGAGCCACCGACCCCCTACCGGGACATTACTACCTACAACAACTTCTACGAGTTCGGACTCGACAAGAGCGACCCCGCTACAAATGCGCATACACTCAAGCCACGTCCGTGGACAGTGAGCATCGAAGGGGAAGTGCGCAATCCGTTGGTTGTTGACGTTGACCAACTTCTCACGTGGTTCCCGCTTGAGCAGCGCGTCTATCGTATGCGCTGTGTCGAGGCGTGGTCGATGGTCATCCCCTGGCTTGGCTTTCCGCTAGGCGATCTTATCAAGCGGGTCGAGCCCACTTCGCGGGCGAAGTATGTCTCCTTCACCTCACTCCTTGACCCCGAGCACATGCCGGGACAGCGCCGGAGGCTGCTTGACTGGCCCTATGTCGAGGGGCTGCGTATCGACGAAGCTGTGCACCCGCTGACGATCCTGGCGGTGGGGCTCTATGACAAGGCGCTCCCCAATCAAAACGGAGCCCCGCTCCGCTTGGTCGTGCCGTGGAAGTACGGCTTCAAAGGTACCAAATCAATCGTCAAAATCCGCCTTACTGAAGAGCAGCCGCCTACGACATGGAATCTAGCCGCACCCCATGAGTACGGCTTCTACGCCAATGTGAACCCAACTGTTGACCACCCGCGCTGGAGTCAGGCGACCGAGCGACGGATTGGCGAGTTCCGGCGACGGCCTACACTCCCATTCAACGGCTACGCGGAGCAGGTAGCAAGTCTGTATGCAGGGATGAACCTGCAGAAATTCTTCTAA
- a CDS encoding sulfoxide reductase heme-binding subunit YedZ: MKTTVKKTPPHPWLIPAVFVGSLTPVAALLIQGLRGELGANPISQALNQLGLMALVFLVAALACTPLKTIFGWTWPLRLRRMLGLYSFFYATLHVSTYTGLDQFFDWRTIVDDVTKRKFIFVGFAALVLLIPLAVTSTNAAVKRMGYARWKQLHRLAYVAPILGVIHFTWRVKKDVREPTLYAIVLGALLLIRVVAYARSRLSVSVAT, from the coding sequence ATGAAGACCACAGTGAAAAAAACTCCTCCACACCCGTGGCTTATACCAGCCGTGTTCGTGGGTTCGCTCACCCCGGTGGCCGCCCTCCTCATACAAGGCCTTCGCGGTGAGTTGGGCGCCAACCCGATCTCCCAGGCGCTCAACCAGCTCGGCCTCATGGCGCTCGTCTTTCTCGTCGCCGCGCTTGCGTGCACCCCCCTCAAGACGATCTTCGGTTGGACCTGGCCTCTCCGTTTGCGCAGGATGCTTGGCCTTTACAGCTTCTTCTACGCCACACTGCACGTGAGCACTTATACCGGTCTCGACCAGTTCTTCGACTGGCGCACCATCGTTGACGACGTGACCAAGCGCAAGTTCATCTTCGTCGGCTTCGCCGCCTTAGTCCTACTTATCCCACTCGCTGTAACGTCAACGAACGCGGCGGTGAAACGGATGGGCTACGCACGCTGGAAGCAACTGCATCGCCTTGCCTACGTCGCCCCCATCCTCGGTGTCATCCACTTCACCTGGCGGGTCAAGAAAGATGTGCGCGAGCCCACGCTGTACGCAATCGTCTTGGGAGCACTCCTTCTGATCCGCGTTGTCGCGTACGCGCGCTCCCGACTCTCAGTAAGTGTCGCTACTTGA
- a CDS encoding TolC family protein: protein MARQLATSARLFLGVLLVVTTLVFALQRVSFADEGPVSEARTDNTTRSGEEEAMFLHETLPLDALLTYAQEHNATIRAARARVLVAQERPAQVSALDDPMFTYEGFNIPENFDLTRTDNNILKLSQKLPFPGKRRLRGEIATHEAAIASEEMRRVEAMTRAEVKKTYYDLWQVHQNLLVYSREKELAAQFATIAEKKYAVGQVSQPDVLRAQVELTRLINRVTTQSLKLGEVRAMLNGLLSRPPEALLGVPHDAPKPVVRQTLAELTELTLSSRPEIAANAAAIARDTTTLALSRKAYFPDFEVYVERFFNAGRRDGVGVVFSATIPLAYREKYDAGVAEASARLSASKADLRAAQDTSLAEVKSALVRAQTAVELINLFTQTHIPQAEQALASARIGYQTGKVDFLSLLDSLRVVEQVHLEHIAAATDFEKAYADLERAVGEPLPRRE from the coding sequence ATGGCACGTCAGCTCGCTACGAGCGCTCGCCTGTTCCTTGGCGTGCTCTTGGTGGTGACGACTCTTGTGTTTGCGCTTCAGCGCGTCAGCTTCGCGGATGAAGGTCCAGTGAGTGAGGCGCGGACAGACAACACAACGCGCAGCGGTGAAGAGGAAGCAATGTTTCTGCACGAGACGTTGCCGCTGGACGCCTTGCTCACCTACGCACAGGAGCACAACGCGACGATCCGGGCGGCGCGCGCGCGCGTGCTCGTAGCCCAGGAGCGGCCCGCGCAGGTTTCGGCTTTGGATGACCCCATGTTCACCTACGAGGGGTTTAATATCCCGGAGAATTTCGACCTCACCCGCACCGACAACAACATCCTCAAGCTCTCGCAAAAACTCCCATTTCCCGGCAAGCGTCGGCTGCGCGGCGAGATCGCCACGCACGAGGCTGCCATCGCCAGCGAGGAAATGCGGCGGGTGGAGGCCATGACGCGGGCTGAGGTGAAGAAAACCTATTACGACCTGTGGCAGGTTCACCAAAATCTTCTCGTCTACTCCCGCGAGAAAGAACTGGCGGCTCAGTTCGCCACTATTGCCGAGAAGAAATACGCCGTCGGCCAAGTCTCGCAGCCGGACGTGTTGCGCGCCCAGGTGGAACTGACCCGCCTCATCAATCGGGTAACGACGCAGAGCCTCAAACTGGGAGAGGTCAGAGCGATGCTGAACGGGCTTTTGAGTCGCCCACCTGAAGCTCTGTTGGGTGTACCGCACGATGCGCCCAAACCTGTTGTAAGACAGACGCTGGCAGAATTGACCGAGTTGACATTGAGCAGCCGACCGGAGATTGCCGCCAACGCCGCCGCCATTGCGCGGGACACTACGACGCTCGCGCTCTCTCGCAAGGCCTACTTTCCAGACTTTGAAGTCTACGTCGAGCGGTTCTTTAACGCGGGAAGAAGAGACGGGGTTGGCGTTGTATTCTCTGCGACGATTCCTCTCGCTTACCGCGAGAAGTACGACGCGGGGGTGGCTGAGGCGAGCGCACGACTAAGCGCCAGCAAGGCAGACCTGCGCGCGGCACAGGATACCTCCTTGGCGGAAGTCAAAAGCGCACTGGTGCGTGCGCAAACCGCAGTCGAACTTATCAACCTCTTCACCCAAACCCATATTCCCCAAGCCGAGCAAGCTCTCGCGTCTGCCCGTATCGGCTACCAAACCGGCAAGGTCGATTTTCTTTCGTTGCTTGACAGCCTGCGCGTCGTCGAGCAGGTACATCTCGAACATATTGCCGCAGCCACGGACTTCGAGAAGGCGTATGCCGACTTAGAGCGGGCCGTGGGAGAGCCCTTACCGAGGAGAGAATGA
- a CDS encoding efflux RND transporter periplasmic adaptor subunit → MQTQTQSRRAAELGRRTSLFCLYSASLRLCVSFWLTIILVCLAGAATPEGSHHDDAGGNDASAAQATIRLSPEQRQMIGVTSATVEQTTLKKTIRAVARVDFDERRLTDVTFKIGGWVQDLFVDYTGKRVRKGEPLLTLYSPDLVTSQEEYLLALRTRDQLAQSSLPEARIGSQGLVEAARRRLLLWDLTPRQLKALEERGAPQTYLTLSAPASGVVVEKMAVKGMRVEPGMKLYRIADLSTVWLYADIYESEVSLVREGQQVSISLSYYPGEIFGGKITYIYPYLDTQTRTNKVRLEFANPQGKLKPGMYANSEIAVNLGTTLTVPESAVLQSGLRQLVFVEQGQGVFAPREVKLGTKADSRFAVLDGLTVGERVVTSGNFLLDSESKLQSATSMMGMMGAIGMGDWKMESARPMEMGAQAAQAKSAEKKIGSFAVTVSTAPDTAKLGENTLRIQVKDGAGKPVTDATVSLEYTMDMPGMPIDKAAAKHTGDGVYEAPVRFTMAGPWGVTVSLQRPGQAEARERFAVSVGQ, encoded by the coding sequence ATGCAAACACAAACTCAATCACGCAGAGCCGCAGAGCTGGGGAGGAGGACAAGTCTCTTCTGCCTTTACTCCGCGTCTCTGCGTCTCTGCGTGAGCTTCTGGCTGACGATTATTCTTGTGTGCCTAGCCGGAGCCGCCACCCCGGAGGGCTCGCATCATGATGATGCAGGCGGAAACGACGCCTCTGCCGCCCAGGCCACTATCCGTCTGTCTCCAGAACAGCGCCAGATGATCGGTGTCACGTCCGCTACCGTCGAGCAGACGACGCTTAAGAAAACGATCCGGGCGGTCGCGCGAGTTGACTTCGACGAGCGCCGCCTCACGGACGTGACCTTCAAGATCGGCGGCTGGGTACAAGACCTGTTTGTCGATTACACGGGCAAGCGTGTACGCAAAGGTGAGCCCTTGCTCACCCTGTACAGTCCGGACTTGGTCACCAGCCAGGAAGAGTACCTCCTCGCGCTGCGGACCAGAGACCAACTCGCCCAGAGTTCACTGCCCGAAGCGCGGATCGGCAGCCAAGGATTGGTCGAGGCCGCGCGGCGGCGCCTCTTGTTGTGGGATCTCACACCGCGGCAGCTCAAGGCCCTGGAAGAGCGCGGCGCGCCGCAGACGTACCTGACCCTCTCCGCGCCAGCCTCAGGAGTAGTCGTGGAGAAAATGGCAGTGAAAGGGATGCGGGTGGAACCAGGGATGAAACTCTATCGCATCGCCGACCTCTCCACCGTTTGGCTGTATGCGGACATCTACGAGTCCGAGGTCTCGCTGGTACGTGAGGGCCAACAGGTCAGCATCTCGCTTTCCTATTATCCTGGGGAGATCTTCGGCGGCAAGATTACGTACATCTACCCTTACCTGGATACCCAGACTCGGACCAACAAGGTTCGCTTAGAGTTCGCCAATCCGCAGGGGAAACTCAAGCCTGGCATGTATGCGAACAGTGAGATTGCGGTGAATCTGGGCACGACCCTCACCGTCCCCGAGAGCGCGGTCTTACAGTCGGGACTGAGACAACTCGTTTTCGTCGAGCAGGGCCAGGGCGTCTTTGCGCCGCGCGAAGTGAAACTCGGCACCAAAGCCGACTCCCGCTTCGCTGTGCTCGACGGCCTCACCGTGGGGGAACGGGTGGTAACGAGTGGCAACTTTCTACTCGACTCCGAGAGCAAGCTCCAGTCCGCCACCAGCATGATGGGCATGATGGGCGCGATCGGCATGGGCGATTGGAAGATGGAGAGTGCCCGGCCCATGGAGATGGGTGCCCAAGCAGCGCAGGCGAAATCCGCCGAGAAAAAGATCGGCTCCTTTGCCGTGACCGTTTCTACCGCGCCTGACACGGCGAAGCTCGGGGAGAACACCCTGCGCATCCAGGTAAAAGACGGCGCTGGCAAGCCCGTCACGGACGCCACCGTCAGCCTCGAATACACCATGGACATGCCCGGTATGCCGATCGACAAAGCCGCGGCGAAGCATACTGGAGACGGCGTTTACGAGGCACCGGTGCGCTTCACCATGGCTGGGCCGTGGGGAGTGACTGTAAGTCTCCAGCGCCCCGGCCAGGCGGAGGCGCGCGAGCGGTTTGCCGTGAGTGTGGGACAATAG
- a CDS encoding efflux RND transporter permease subunit yields MINALIDYSARNRFLVLLLVFFATAWGVRAMFRVPLDAIPDLSDPQVIVFSEWPGRSPQLVEDQITYPIVSSLLAAPKVKAVRGQSMFGDSFVYVIFEDGTDIYWARSRVLEYMQGISGKLPEGVTPTLGPDATGVGWVYQYALVDESGKQNLADLRSLQDWSLRYWLQSVPGVAEVASVGGFVKQYQVNIDPNRLLGYNIPLRTVIEAIRMSNNDVGGRTIEIAGAEHVVRGLGYIKSLADIETIPVATNGNGTPILIRDLATVTLGPDLRRGIATLDDKGEVVGGIVVMRYGENALNVIRAVKAKLKEIEPSLPPGVKIVPTYDRSTLIMRAIQTLRRTITEELAIVSAVILIFLWHIPSAIIPIVTIPIAITLSFIPMDLMRVTANIMSLGGIAVAIGAMVDAAIVVVEQTHKKLEHWQAEGRNGDYREVIISAVKEVGGPSFFALLVIAVSFIPVFALEAQEGRLFKPLAFTKNFSMITAALLAITLDPAIRLLFTRLDPFTFRPRWLCRAVNAVAVGTIHSEERHPISRPLMRLYQPVVELALRVPSLVIALAVLVVVATVPVFQRLGSEFMPPLNEGTILHMPTALPGISPTEARRALQVEGEILKQFPEVDTVFGKIGRARTPTDPAPLNMVETVITLKPEEEWRPGVTWDSLLSEMDRAVRLPGMPNIWWMPIQTRTEMLATGIRSVLGVKVLGPSLNGIEQVGQQIEAVLAPLRGTRSVYYDRTLGGYYLDFHIKREEAARYGLTVSDIEDIIETAIGGKNISQTIEGRERYPINVRYARELRDDVEMLKRTLVATPTGAQIPLVQLAKVRFSQGPPMIRNELGQLVGFVFVDVAGRDLGGYVEEAKRAVAERVSLPPGYTLLWAGQFEYQLRAKETLKVVVPFTLLLIFLLLYLNTKSVAKTLIILVAVPFSAVGAIWLLYLLDYNMSVAVWVGLIALLGVDAETGMFMLLYLDLAYQERRAKGLMHGWEDLKQAVVAGAVQRLRPKVMTVGVMFMGLLPIMWSTGTGADVMKRIAAPMIGGIFTSFILELVVYPAIFALWKWRTEVAARVSRRP; encoded by the coding sequence ATGATCAACGCACTCATCGACTACAGCGCCCGCAATCGGTTTCTCGTTCTCCTGCTGGTCTTCTTCGCCACCGCCTGGGGCGTGCGGGCCATGTTCCGTGTCCCCCTTGACGCCATTCCCGACCTCTCTGACCCGCAAGTCATCGTCTTCAGCGAGTGGCCTGGCCGTAGCCCCCAGCTCGTCGAAGATCAGATTACCTACCCGATCGTCTCCTCCCTGCTTGCCGCGCCAAAGGTGAAAGCTGTACGCGGCCAGTCGATGTTCGGCGACTCCTTTGTCTACGTCATCTTCGAGGACGGTACGGACATCTACTGGGCGCGCAGCCGGGTGCTGGAGTACATGCAGGGGATCAGTGGCAAATTGCCGGAAGGGGTTACGCCGACGCTTGGCCCCGACGCCACCGGTGTCGGTTGGGTCTACCAGTACGCCCTGGTGGACGAGAGTGGCAAACAGAATCTGGCGGACCTGCGTTCGTTGCAAGACTGGTCGTTGCGCTATTGGCTGCAGAGCGTGCCTGGCGTCGCCGAGGTGGCGAGCGTGGGCGGCTTTGTCAAACAGTACCAGGTCAACATCGACCCCAACCGACTGCTTGGCTACAACATCCCCCTGCGCACGGTCATCGAGGCCATCCGCATGAGCAACAACGATGTCGGCGGACGGACGATCGAAATCGCCGGTGCCGAACATGTGGTGCGTGGCCTGGGCTACATCAAGTCACTCGCAGATATTGAAACGATTCCCGTCGCCACCAACGGCAACGGTACGCCGATTCTCATCCGCGATCTTGCCACGGTGACGCTTGGGCCGGATTTGCGCCGCGGCATCGCCACCTTGGACGATAAAGGGGAAGTGGTCGGCGGGATTGTCGTCATGCGCTACGGCGAGAACGCGCTCAACGTGATTCGTGCGGTCAAAGCCAAGCTCAAAGAGATCGAACCGTCGCTGCCTCCGGGTGTGAAGATCGTGCCAACCTACGATCGCTCCACCCTCATCATGCGCGCCATCCAGACGCTCCGGCGCACGATTACCGAAGAGCTGGCGATCGTCAGCGCGGTGATCCTCATTTTTCTCTGGCACATCCCGAGCGCCATCATCCCCATCGTCACCATCCCTATTGCTATCACCCTCTCGTTTATCCCCATGGACCTGATGCGAGTAACTGCGAACATCATGTCTCTCGGTGGGATCGCCGTCGCCATCGGTGCCATGGTGGATGCGGCGATCGTGGTGGTCGAGCAGACCCACAAGAAGCTGGAACATTGGCAGGCCGAGGGGCGCAACGGGGACTATCGTGAGGTGATCATCTCTGCGGTCAAAGAGGTCGGCGGACCGAGTTTCTTTGCCTTGCTGGTCATTGCCGTGTCGTTCATCCCTGTCTTCGCGCTGGAGGCGCAAGAGGGGCGCTTGTTCAAGCCGTTAGCCTTCACGAAAAACTTTTCCATGATCACTGCCGCGCTGCTAGCGATTACGCTGGACCCGGCTATCCGTTTGCTTTTTACTCGTCTCGATCCGTTTACGTTCCGGCCGCGCTGGCTCTGTCGCGCCGTGAACGCGGTGGCCGTTGGCACGATCCACAGCGAGGAGCGTCACCCAATCAGCCGGCCGCTTATGCGGCTCTATCAGCCGGTGGTGGAGCTGGCTTTGCGGGTTCCCAGTCTGGTGATCGCTCTGGCGGTCCTGGTGGTTGTGGCGACGGTCCCGGTCTTCCAGCGTCTCGGTTCGGAGTTCATGCCCCCGCTCAACGAGGGCACGATTTTGCACATGCCGACGGCTCTGCCTGGCATCTCCCCAACTGAGGCGCGGCGTGCACTCCAGGTTGAAGGCGAGATCCTTAAGCAGTTCCCCGAAGTGGACACGGTCTTTGGCAAGATCGGGCGCGCTCGGACGCCCACCGATCCGGCACCGCTCAACATGGTAGAAACTGTGATTACCCTCAAGCCTGAAGAAGAGTGGCGGCCAGGAGTCACGTGGGATTCTCTGCTCTCGGAAATGGACCGCGCTGTCCGTCTACCCGGCATGCCCAATATCTGGTGGATGCCGATCCAGACCCGCACCGAAATGCTCGCCACGGGCATCCGCAGTGTATTGGGCGTCAAGGTGCTGGGGCCGAGTCTGAACGGCATCGAGCAGGTCGGGCAGCAGATTGAAGCGGTGCTCGCCCCCCTGCGTGGCACGCGCAGTGTCTACTACGATCGCACCCTGGGTGGCTACTATCTCGACTTCCATATCAAACGGGAGGAGGCGGCACGGTATGGACTGACCGTGAGCGATATCGAAGACATAATCGAGACCGCTATTGGTGGGAAGAATATCTCGCAGACCATCGAGGGTCGCGAACGATATCCGATCAATGTCCGCTACGCCCGCGAGTTGCGTGACGACGTCGAAATGCTCAAGCGCACCCTCGTTGCTACTCCGACCGGAGCGCAGATCCCGCTCGTGCAGCTTGCAAAGGTGCGTTTCTCGCAAGGACCGCCCATGATCCGCAACGAGCTCGGGCAACTCGTCGGTTTTGTCTTCGTCGATGTCGCGGGGCGTGATCTTGGCGGCTACGTTGAAGAGGCCAAACGCGCTGTGGCTGAACGCGTTTCCCTGCCGCCCGGGTACACGCTCCTGTGGGCCGGGCAGTTCGAGTACCAGCTCCGCGCCAAGGAGACCCTGAAAGTCGTCGTCCCGTTCACGTTGCTGTTGATCTTTTTGCTGCTCTACCTCAACACCAAATCCGTCGCCAAGACGCTCATCATCCTAGTAGCCGTGCCGTTCTCGGCCGTGGGTGCCATCTGGCTACTTTATCTGCTTGACTACAATATGAGCGTTGCGGTGTGGGTCGGGCTGATCGCCTTGCTCGGCGTCGATGCCGAGACGGGGATGTTCATGCTGCTCTATCTCGATCTGGCCTACCAGGAGCGGCGAGCGAAAGGACTCATGCACGGCTGGGAGGATCTCAAACAGGCCGTGGTTGCTGGTGCCGTGCAGCGCTTACGACCGAAAGTCATGACCGTGGGCGTGATGTTCATGGGATTGCTCCCCATTATGTGGAGCACCGGGACCGGCGCGGATGTGATGAAGCGCATCGCCGCCCCGATGATCGGTGGGATTTTCACCTCATTCATACTGGAGCTGGTCGTATACCCGGCGATATTCGCGTTGTGGAAGTGGCGAACCGAGGTTGCCGCCCGTGTCTCCCGGCGTCCCTGA